The region aaagaaaatggtccTAATTGCACGATGTGCATTGCCAAGGTGAACAATTCTAgcccagcacaactagctatctagcaaaacaaAAGGAACACGTCCTTAAGATGCAAGAAGATGGAGATAAGAGCATATGAGAATGAAAGGTGAGGAGAgccagattcgatgaaaaggctgttcattttgttcaccagtaaaccctatgtCTGGAATTGGGGGGGtcacatttttcaataaaggaGGTCTTGGGGAATGCGCAAAGGAAACTGATGGGGGGTGAGCACCAACAAGGTTCAGAACCAAATAGTAGCCTCAACCCCTAAAATTAACCCGACCATTATCTAAAACAAATGCCACCCTATACCCAAACTTAATCCTGACCCAACCATTACCCCATTTTGAGTAACCTAATTCAGACCCTGACCTCAACGATTATTCTAACcttaaaccataaccctaactAAACCCTCACACTGAAATTTAAATTACCTCCTGGACAAAGTATAGCATTTAGGAAACTCCCACTTTCCTATCCTTCACTATATTTTTGGTGCGATATCTTCTCACTTCCTCGCCACAATCAGCAGCTGCTTGGTGTATTCAGGGGGaggtcttttctttttaaattcatctTTTAGTTTCTTCCCCTCAGACATCAACCTTGCCGGAGAACCCAAACCGCACCGTTCCAAAACCACCAAACGTTCAGCTGGCGACATGTACAGGTCAGTGCAGCGAGTTTTGTACAGTGCACTCTAACTCACACAATTCAgaattttacccccccccccctctcccatGCAGCAGTTCCTCCTTTGAGCTGGACTACGACTTCCAGAGAGACTACTACGACAGGTGAGTCTGTTGCCAGCACTGCAGAAACATATCTCTTGGTGCAAAATGGTCGCacaagtcattttgttttgacgcCACAGAATGTACTCGTACCCATCCCGTGTGCCCGCCCCGCCTCCACCGCTCTCCCGCGCCATTATCCCGTCCAAGCGCCCACGGGTCAGCCTCACTAGCGGCggaggaggtggtggtggtggcggaggaggaggtggtggtggtggtggaggtggaggaggaggaggtggtggaggAGGAAGCAGCCGGCGGACCAAGAGCAGCTTCTCCTCGTCCTCCAAGAGCAGCCCGAGGGCCTACTCGTCGAGAAGTAGtgagtactttttaaaaaaaatgtaaatactttttgtgttttctctTGTTAGACTACAAAGAGAAAAATCAGGTAAATGCACCGTAAGCAAGCCTTTATTAGATGGAAAAGGCCATTATTTGGCAATCTCAGTTGATATAAAGGCGCATAAGTCATCAAAATGTGATGTGTAGTTGCCCCGTGTTGCTAGTGTTGCAGATACGCAGAGCGTATGTATTTCTGCAGTCTCCAAGAATTCTTTAAAGCAGCacaaaggaacttttcaaccttaataaaatatttttataactcTTCTGATTAAACATCGactaaaactagttgaatggtacctgaGTCTGGTCTGTATCCTTTTTACTGGCACTATGCAAcattgaggaggatggtaggaacactgccacacaaaaaaactacaaatgtgctgactgctttatggcatacgtcaaaagctACCCTGGATGAaaagacagtcaaggatcaacattggcccagaTTTCACTTGCTagagtgagctaaaaaaaaaaaactacgcaATGCGCTTGTAGTCATAGGAAAtctggtcttccttcagacataacaatactgcTTTTGTCCTAtttggcgccgccataatcaacataaactaaaaattCCATAGTGTTACTTTAAGCTGtgtaatgacaccccagttggagttaactgtaaaactaaacactcaACGAAGAATTacacacattgtatatttatatacaattTGCTTCATTTATAAAACATCGCTACCCATTTATATGCTACCGGGAAATTAGCATCGACTTTGGGAGTGCTATTCCTTCAAGTAACAAATATTCACCCGCAAAACGCGGTggcaacacatacacacaggtaagataacactactcatgggcacatttttttttaccaatctgTGAAAAATTAGTTAATAAATGTAACTTTCTTCTGTCTCTTTGTGTGTACTCCATGCATGCATTTCTTACTCTATTAAATTTCTCCTTGttcttttaatttatatttacagttttaattttcaaggattcaaggaattttcCTTTCCTCAAAATTGAAGTATACAAATATCCAAATATACTAGCGCATATTTCCACATGGTATGGCACAAATTACAATCCCCTGGGAATTGCCTagtatagaatttttttaacctaattccggttacttcattctgtctgttagcgagagccactacatcgtgataacttacattgatgtttctgcatttggcaatttattattatattatattattagtatgggatttttttttacacacacgcacgcacgcacatgctcacccacatacaaaaaaaaataatatatatatatatatatatatatatatatatatgtatatatatgtgtgtgtatatgtgtatatatatatattttaaaaaaaaagggaattgcctagtacctgccaattcgattcgtatcacaattcattaatcatgatttgataccgattaatcccgatacaaatctataaattgattattgcaatttatttttcattttatttattttttactaaaatttagaaaatacaaatcattaaacttgtacatgcatgaaaatgtatttatttatctgaaaattcaggcttataactgagccactgcatttaacaaacaggttgcagtctgtttcatgtttgaacagcactgaaataaaatattatggcttaatgttccattaatataacattcttccatgcttaatgtgtaaatcctaaccccaagtaagacgttttgttgaatatttccataaaaaatgtttaaaaatctattcggctgcatatcaaatcgattcgagaattgcgtgctgtaatatcgcgatatattgccgaatcgattttttttctaacacccctactcaGATCCCAGCTTAGTCCACGAAGTCCCAAGACTGAAAATGACGGGGCGGGTGGATGCAAAAGCTTTGAATTATGAACTATGAACTAGTTCTCTTTTGGAACGATAAATTTagtttgaaaaatgtttgttaTGAACTATGAACGGAagttgatttgatttgttttgtttttgagtagattgaacaaatatgtcatgttcCAAAAGCCAAACATAGCAATACATTATAGCAAACAGTCAGAAAATAATCATGGCAAAAAGCATGTGCTACTCAAAAAGGGGAGTGGGAAGcagttaattttaaaatttgtgtGCTCAACTTTGCATAGGAAATGAACTTTCCCAACACTGAAggttgcaaatatgttcaaaaaccgtttacatttatttaactcCATAAATGTGGTGTTGTCATCCAGTCTGATgtcccttttttcttcttagtGAAATTCGACGAGCTGCAGACCATCAAGCGCGAGTTGACTCAAATTAAGAGCAAAGTGGACGACCTCCTGGACAGCCTCGAGCGTATGGAGAAGGACCACAGCAAGAAGTCGGGTACGCCAGTTAATGGTTGGGGAGATGGACCGCCATTTTAGCctcattttgcacatttccGGATGCACTTTCTGATATTTTGTCCCATTCTTTTGCAATTTAAAGCACCTGTAACGGACAGATGGGTCATAGTAAACTGCAAGGAATTTTGAGTTTTTGACAATGCTTGTGGGTGGGGCATATCCCCAGTAACAGTTTCCCTTGGGAGTATTTAACTTGTTAGGTGTCGTAGACCCACAAGAAGCCGCGCTGTAGAATAGGTaagatgtttattttgatttgaatgggCCAGTTTAGGGTTATTTTGGCCAGAGTAAGGGGTCCTACAAGTTGAATCTGAGTCATACTCTGGATGAGATTAAGAAATCGCTTCTATTTTGTTGCGTGTAGGTTGGCCATGCTTTGCTACCATGAATTTCCATAAAACTCCACAAGGCAGCTCCACAAGATTGATCAAATGCCATTTAATGATTGCTCGAAATCGATCCTGTTTATGTTCTGGCAGAGTCCAAAGCCGTTAAGCCCGAGCCTGGCGAAGTGACCTCCCCGCCTCATCCTAGCAACAAGAAGGATGAGGCCCTCAAGCGGGACAGCCAGGAGCTGAACGAcactgaggaggaggaagaggaggaggaggaggaggaggaagatgatgacGAAGAAGAGGAGGGAGACCtgctggaggaagaggaggaggtacGACtgacaccccccaaaaattttctGACTAGAGGTGTCAAAAGTAATCGATTAATCGCAGGGGTAACGAACTCCGGTCTTCAAGGCCCCTGTCTTGCTTATCCTggcttccctcctccaacacacctggttcattgatcagctcatcagcaggcACTGTAGGTGGATaggggccctcgaggaccggagttggtGTCTCCTGATTTAGAGGCACTGTTAAACTTAAGACAGCCAAAATCCCCTGATTTTAGCCTCTCAGTTAGTTGTAAATATTGTCATATTTCTGATGATCTCACATTTTCTCCAAATAAGACCTTTGCAAACATCTCCttttacttttgaaaacattttgtcaattttctgacatgttacagaccaaaccagtaactgaattaTAATcagttcatgaaaaaaatatatagtccGTTTAATCtattacaaaataattgttGCTGGTAGTCGTATTATGAAAAACATTGACATGTATTTAAACCTGAAGTAGCCTCAGAAGTCAATCTTGagcatttcacatttttcaaaacgTTGGCGAGTACGTCGCTCCCTCTTGTGGGATTTCAATTTAAACAACAATCATCAGTTAATGACAATCaggaaaacaaatattcaatttAATCTAGCGAATAATTGactctaaaaatatttaatagtgGGAGTCCAACATGCTatctaaatcatttttttcttgtttcgcTTGGATCTAATTGAATTTTAAGCCTTCCTAAATGTTGCTGTGCTCCATTTCTAATGtgagcgctttttttttttttttgctacagctGAAGAGCCaagagcaggaggaggaagaggaggaggaggaggaggaaggtgaGCACGTGGAAGGGGATGACGACGGCGACAGCATCAACGGCGAAAACGACTCTTAGGCCCCCGACCGACTGACCGCACTTCAGCTCATCGCGGTGTAACGCTACTAGTAGGAAATCGGACTTCCGTTTTATCACTCAAATGTGGATTTGACAacaaccattaaaaaaacaaaagaacaaaagcaGAAGTGCACGGAAACGAGCATGGCGcatagacacgcacacacacacacacacacacacacacacacagttagtGTATTCATTTGTGGCTGCTGTGATTTGCTGTGTAGCCTCTTTTTAGCGCGTCCCAACCGGCAAGCAacacgtgcgcgcacacacgcgctcGTGTTGTATTTCTTTTAGCTCTCGTAGAAATGTTCGCTCGCTTCCTTCGTCGTCTGTCTGTCAGTTGCTTTGACGCCTCgtgtgtccatttttttatactcttcaccttctgttttactgtaaaggaataaattgcaataaaatattaaaatgacatGGAGCGCTTTGTTTTGGATTTTAGTGGGGATGGTAGCATTTGCACAATGTGTTTGGAAGACTGCACACTATTACAAATTGGAACgtcaaatatataattttatttctttctAGAAAGTAAAGGaaagggattatttttttctgcccaaactcataaatttgccttaagtttaactcattcactgccattgacagctatagacttaacaaaaaacttttaactatttctattagttaaacattttttctcatttttgttagcaagagtattaaaacctagcatttttttctacatttagaacagatttgtgattaatcgtgagttaactattttaatcgcctgatgccccccaaattttttttataatattttcttttaaacaaagaaaacattttttgtttaatttttaataatctttttattttttttattttagaaaagatcattaaaaatgatgggcgccaggcgattatttttttatcgtaaattaatcgcatgatttcactagttaaatcaAGATCAATCacttattttatatctgttctaatacattttaaaaaaaaatcaaggttttcatactcttaacaaaagtgggggaaaaaaatcttgaatagaaatagttcaaatgaatttttgacgtctatagccgtcaatggcagtgaatgagttaatattcaaaagtattaaaaatgtcgCAGATGTCATTCACTGCATTATTCTATATTATTTGGAAACCTAAGTGAATGAATTgaatttaattagttttgtcacccgcgacccttgtcaggacaagcggttaagaaaatggatggatggataattagtTGTGTGTTGTGTTCATAAAAGGATCATAGTTTTTTCCTTTTACAGGAAAAACATCTATCTaaagtcttcttttttaatcaaaagtCTTAGAGCAAGTTTTATTAGACGGACTCCAGGAATACATAGAGTTCTGAATATcaatttggttttaaaaatgaacatggCACAGACTTATGTGTTTACATATTAAAAAGAAGTGGTGTCCAAATATAATGGGCACAACAACTCAACTGTGTTTTTGTGCTTCTTGGATGCATCTGAGGCTTTTGATTGCATCAACCATGGCACACTCTTTATCAAACTGCAAGAGCGAGGGGTTCCTTCATACTTACTACGTATTATGCACTACTggcatactaaaaaaaaaaacatgcaagtaaGATAGGGGACGACAGTATCAACAAGTTTTCTTGTCACCAATGGGGTAAGACGGGGGGGAGGGATATTGTCACCGGTCCTGTTCAATTTGCGCATGGACGAACTGTCAAAGAAATGTATGTTGGGTGATGGGCTCATTAATCATTTCATGTATGCAGGTGACTTGGTATTAATGACACCTTTATAGTGCTACAGCAACTAAAAGTATGGGGTGCAATATGACATCCAATATAACCCCAGGAAAACTGGTAATGATAATTAACTCTAAGGCGGATcaaaagcaaatgtttacatctttttaattgtcCAAACAAGAACTTATTATTGTATCAAAGGTTAATTATCTGGGCCATGTTTTGAGGGATGATttaagtgatgatgatgatgatgtcaaaatTGAACTCTTGAGAGCCTACTTCGTTCTATTCACCACATCTATGGCGCAACTATAGCAAAAGGAAAATGTATAAGATTATGGTTGCATATAATGATGCACTCCGAATCCTGTTCAAATATCCGAGCTGGGAGAGTGCAAGtttcttgtttgtttcctcAAATGTTCCAACATTTCATGCGCTGTTAGTTAAGgaattttatatattaatttatgcGCAGAATTAACAGATCTGATAACAGAATTAAAAAGTCGATAACTGATCCctctttaaagcaacactaaggaactttcagttaaTGTTGAATATAGCGCCGCCATATGAACAAAATATGCCTGAAGGAAAAcctcatttcccatgaggacaagcgcattacgtcgtctttttttttttttttagctcatgccATTGAGCTTCGACATACAAattgacttccatctttgtaacaaatggggaaaggaggaagtgatgtatgccataaagcagtcggcacatttgtagtttttttgtgtggcagtgttcctaccatcctcctcaaagttgcttggTGCCAGGAAAAATGATaccgaccccctcaggccatggcaaaggtaccattcaactagtttgaagtcgatgtttcatcagaagagttatgaaaatattttattaaggttgaaaagttcctaagTGCTACTGTAAGTGATTTTAGGCACACTTCAATGTTCTGGAAATACTAGTTACATgaactgtatgttttttaaaccaagggttaattttttgtgtgcttattCTAATGTGTtggtttgttgtgttttgttgtattgtttgttttaatggacTTGAGTCTGTCAATAAAGAtatcagtattaaaaaaaaaaaagggaaatttcTTAAATACTAAATTTAATCATGATTGCGATTTTGACATCCTTTGATCTTTTCTTATAATCGAATCGACATGTTGCTGATGTGAGAGTAACCGAATTTACCATGTTGCTTGCATAACATGCCAACAAGAAATGAGCATCGACTGTGGTTTACATACAAGTAACATAATACTCAAAGACACACATTTCCCCCCAATCTTTGGAAAACGAGTTATATTAATCAAGCTCAATCTTTCTTAGCTCATTGTGCGTACTCCACGGATTCACGGCATCACGCTCAGGAACAgacgctttttgttttttaaattgctcttattttagtatattcctattttactttcttagtcatttttgttgtcatcCTTTCAAGTTGTATATAATGTTGAGTTTTCAAGGATTCACGGaattttcttttcctcaaaattcaaggatccAAAGGGccatggattattattttttttattttttggggtcataCCAACACACATTTCATCATATGGCACAAAACATGATAGCTGAAGTCCTAGCTTAGCACTGGAAGTCCAATGACTTTTGAAAATAAAGAGAGAACAATAACAAGATGCTTATTACGGCTTCAATGCGTGCGAGGcatgcaagaggcttgaatcTCACAATATTTACAAGGTTGGTTCGTATttgacacccaaaaaaatagtaatgaaTAGTGTTCGACATTCAGGGATGAAGGGGAATGAGGCTGTGGTGATAGTTTTGAGTAGTTGAGTTTTAGTAGCTGCATAAACACTTATTTGGGAAATCAATCCATAatcatttttcataatcttgatttcaatct is a window of Vanacampus margaritifer isolate UIUO_Vmar chromosome 2, RoL_Vmar_1.0, whole genome shotgun sequence DNA encoding:
- the hnrnpc gene encoding heterogeneous nuclear ribonucleoproteins C1/C2 isoform X2 yields the protein MDRSPTAASLMTASNITNKTDPRSLNSRVFIGNLNTLLVNKTDVEAIFSKYGKIVGCSVHKGFAFVQYANERNARAAVGGEDGRMIVGQVLDINLAGEPKPHRSKTTKRSAGDMYSSSFELDYDFQRDYYDRMYSYPSRVPAPPPPLSRAIIPSKRPRVSLTSGGGGGGGGGGGGGGGGGGGGGGGGGGGSSRRTKSSFSSSSKSSPRAYSSRSMKFDELQTIKRELTQIKSKVDDLLDSLERMEKDHSKKSESKAVKPEPGEVTSPPHPSNKKDEALKRDSQELNDTEEEEEEEEEEEEDDDEEEEGDLLEEEEELKSQEQEEEEEEEEEEGEHVEGDDDGDSINGENDS
- the hnrnpc gene encoding heterogeneous nuclear ribonucleoproteins C1/C2 isoform X3, whose amino-acid sequence is MTASNITNKTDPRSLNSRVFIGNLNTLLVNKTDVEAIFSKYGKIVGCSVHKGFAFVQYANERNARAAVGGEDGRMIVGQVLDINLAGEPKPHRSKTTKRSAGDMYSSSSFELDYDFQRDYYDRMYSYPSRVPAPPPPLSRAIIPSKRPRVSLTSGGGGGGGGGGGGGGGGGGGGGGGGGGGSSRRTKSSFSSSSKSSPRAYSSRSMKFDELQTIKRELTQIKSKVDDLLDSLERMEKDHSKKSESKAVKPEPGEVTSPPHPSNKKDEALKRDSQELNDTEEEEEEEEEEEEDDDEEEEGDLLEEEEELKSQEQEEEEEEEEEEGEHVEGDDDGDSINGENDS
- the hnrnpc gene encoding heterogeneous nuclear ribonucleoproteins C1/C2 isoform X1, whose amino-acid sequence is MDRSPTAASLMTASNITNKTDPRSLNSRVFIGNLNTLLVNKTDVEAIFSKYGKIVGCSVHKGFAFVQYANERNARAAVGGEDGRMIVGQVLDINLAGEPKPHRSKTTKRSAGDMYSSSSFELDYDFQRDYYDRMYSYPSRVPAPPPPLSRAIIPSKRPRVSLTSGGGGGGGGGGGGGGGGGGGGGGGGGGGSSRRTKSSFSSSSKSSPRAYSSRSMKFDELQTIKRELTQIKSKVDDLLDSLERMEKDHSKKSESKAVKPEPGEVTSPPHPSNKKDEALKRDSQELNDTEEEEEEEEEEEEDDDEEEEGDLLEEEEELKSQEQEEEEEEEEEEGEHVEGDDDGDSINGENDS